From Oreochromis niloticus isolate F11D_XX linkage group LG15, O_niloticus_UMD_NMBU, whole genome shotgun sequence:
CCCAGATGGCAAATTTCAAGCAGACTTCAAAGAAATATAACAGCAATGACTACTCAAGTGTCTCCAGCTGTCTGGAGTCTAATCAAAGCTTGAGCTGTCAGCACTATTGGTCTCAGCACACTGGGTCTCACTCCATTTATTAACACTTCTGAATAGTTTCTGAAACGCACATGTCACAGAGTTCTACTGATTCTATGTAGAATAAATTTGTGCAAGCACTGATTCCATGTTACAGATCACATGTACACAGCCTCAGGCTCATATTCTACCCGAGAACATTTACTGGATGACTTTATCAAAGTGGTTGACATTTAATAAGTGGTGGCTACATTTTTTTGCCTCTATGAagcaagttaaaaaaacaaaaaaaaccacgaCTTTATTTGTTTTAGCTATTGGATGCCAAATACCAATTCAGACTTGATCACAATTCAAAAATTACAATTTAGTACACATCtgatgagaaaataaataaaagtcacACCTGATGAAGAGCAAGTGTGCTCGAATTTTCATGGTGCAACAAATCTGAAccattaaaactgaaaaatatttatacatttcatCCCAAGCTCACATTATTTAGTTCAGCTTGAGCCGACATGATGGAAAAAGAGATTGTAGCCAACAAATAATCACACCAGAGGAAGTAAAAGCCCACCAGCGCACGCTCATTTGCCTTGCTTGGTCTGCTTTTGGCAGCGGCTGACAGCGTCAGTTTGTTGTCACCCGTCAGCCCTCAATAACTTTCCCCATTCCCTTTGTGGCTGCCTCCTGAGGCATGctagtttttttaaatactgctCCCATAACTACGCCCACAGACCTCACACAGTGGAGGCTGTGGCCTGTGGGGGTGTGGTTGGTGAGTGCTTGCCCTTGTGAAAAAGACTTCACAGTCTAATCCAGTGACCCTGCGATGTCAACCAAATCCATCATTTTTTAATTATCTTATTTGGGTTTCAACTGAGTTGTAATTAAAAACTTGTTCTTGTTTCCAAAGTTATCAGTAACAATGTTAAATAACCTTGGATTATGATTTTTCTTACCTCCGTCCTGATCTGCTTTGATCTGGGCCTCCAGGTCTTCGGGGTTGACGTACTGGTAGTTTTCATCGTCATCTGGAGGTTTGCACTTCCCGcagcagaaacagcagcagcagcaacagcagcagcaagtgaatAATGTACAGCACAGCACCAGACCCTACAGGGATTAACATGCAAACAGATTGTTAGGATCTAAAAGAACTTTAATCTTAATCTCCAACAAATTGTTGACAGCAAACAGTGAGGATTTCATCCAATCCTTCATAAACAGATTACAGATGTCATTTTGCACAGTCAGAGCTGCTGTCACCATATTCAGGACTCATGAATGTGTAACAATCATAATTCATCTAAGACAATCACataaggaaagaaagaaataaagaaaaacactccCCAAAATGTTTAACTTTGTAATTTCCCTAAATGGATTTTAGAGACACAGAACATCTTGAGCGCAGGGACTGTAAAACCACATTACAAGCCTCACAAAGCCAGCATTCACTGCAGTTATGTTTGCACTCACTGTACTGTTATCCATCCCTAAAAACACTGACTATGAGGCACAGATGGAAAAGGTGCATTTCTGCAGACGCAGAGGGTGACAGCTCTCACCAGCAAGAAAACATCAGGTCACGTTTCACATTGTACTCACACTACAAAGATTGATCTAGCCTACTATAATCTGTagccatgataaaaaaaaaaaagaaaaaagaaagaaaatgtgccACCAATCAGGAATCAGGCTGGTAAAGCACAAGGTGCTGGAAAATTAGTCATGTGTGCAACTCCTTTATAAAACTGAACACtactttgctaaaaaaaaacaaaaaaaaaaacctattaGCTCAGTTAACGGTTACAGATtattataaaatcaaaaataatcCTGTTTAGCACCAACAGCAGGTCAGTTTATTCTACCAGACTTCTAATACACAGACCTTGAACTGCATTTACAATGTGTTGCTGTTACAATGTGCAGCACTAAGTACACATTTACTCATCTTTTGAAGTACACTGCACATTACCAAATAAAGGCATAAACCATTTAGTCCCAAAATGGTCAAATATATTTAGTAAATCCAGCTGAGCCACTTTCACACACGGCTGGGTTGTTGGGACAATGCTGGGAGAATCAGGTCTGCATATTTCACAGGAAGTAGCCAACTACAGATGTGTGCTGCCTTAGAAGAGCACGTATAAGTCAGGACATATATTTCTTTATTCTCACCTAGGCTTAATTGGACATTAAGCCTATGTGTATCAGTGGGCTGTCAGGTTAAGGACCTTTGTACTCTGAGACAAAGCTCTTTAGGATAATATCGAGAATGTTTGAAAACAGTTTAGAAGTCAGTGactgcacacaaaaacacaaaccttaAACCACCATTTGGACATGAGAAAGTAGTATTTGACGCTCTCCTCTCCAAACTGTTCGGACACATAAAGGCCCATGGAGCCATATTCGTCGTAAATCTTCCTCTTGTTCTCATCATTTAAAATTGAGTTCGCGTTGTTGATCTCCTTAAACTTCTCCGCTGCCTCCGGGTTGTCTGGGTTCTTGTCCGGGTGGTACTTCAGTGCTAGTTTTCTGTcaggagagaaaggaaaagataaACAAAATTATTGATCGTCTGCTCCAACTGTGCCAGAAAGAATCTGCTGCAAGTGCGAGTGAGAAAGAAATATCATATGGTTCCATCACAGGCTCAAGCCCAGGATGTCATGGTTTAAAATTACATACACATAAAATTACAACCATATTATCTTCCACCACTTTCAACTCTAATGACTGGCTTAATCTTTTTCACATTATATTGTAGACTGTATACTCTACTCCTATCTAAAACTGATGAAAGTAGCCTGCACCGGTGATCAACTGACCATGGAAATAATCATAATATCCGACAGTTGTAGCCGTAAATATAACATTGAATACCTTAGTGAAAATGTCAGATGAAATTGTAAACGATTGTAAACCGTTATAAACTGCAAAGAAGGTGAAGGAAGGTCAACATGTCAGATTGGGTTCTGGAAACTTtcaaactgttaaaaaataaatgaataaataaaaactctaTAATGTCACAAGTCTATCCCACACATGAAACTACATTAAAGTAAACAAGCAGCAGTATTATTTGTTTGTTCCATGAAAGTAAAATGAAAGCTTTAACTGTGATTTTTGGGCAGCTAATCAATTTGCACTTTCCCTATTTTTTTCCTGAATTATAAGAATCTGAAGTGTCCAAAGAATCCCAAGTAAATGCATTACAGACATCATCTGAAATGCTTTCATGTCAGTCGTCTGCACTTTTACAAACAGAATTAACAGACAACTtgtaaagaaatgtttctgagcAGCATTTGAGTCATCTGGCAGCTTATGTGAGTAAACACTATCAgggacacaaatacacacatgtgAACAGAGTAGTTTCCCAGTCTGTTCTGGAGAAGAAAACCACTGAAACGACTTAAAGTGGACCTATTATGTTTATTCTTGtggctcatattaaacatgaccATCACCAATATTCAGATTTAAACTATATTTTTCTACTCCTGGACCTGTATGATGTGCCAACCGATGCGCTTGAGGATTGCTGGATTTGCTGCAAGCAAAAGAAACAGGTGTGACAACTTTGGTGGGGATTGCTTTAGCACTGGGACAGGAACAGAAGAAATTAAAACGGGAGGGATCTTTTCAAAGGCTTCATCTTTTCCAACTGCTACAGCATCTTGTTTTGAGCCCTCTGAGCTCCTGTAATGATATATCATAGAAATCATAATAAAGACTGACCCACTTGTACACTTCCGTCTTCAGCTTGGCAGCACTGTGCATGTGTACAACGAGCCAGAATGAGACTGAAGCGCACAAATGGCCACTACTCATACGATCAAGAATGGCAAGTTTAAACTGAGTATAAAAAGATGATCTCAGGCACAGAATCCACCTGCTGTTCAAgccttctgtttctgtttgcagACAAAGAAACTTGGGAGCTGTGATCTGTGATTCATGCAAAGCCACTCTAACAGTCCAAAATTAAGAATATgggcccaaaaaaaaaaaaaaattaataaaaagtaACTAAAGTCCAGATTACCTGTACGCTTTCTTGATTTCCTCTGCAGACGCTCCTTTCTCCAGACCTAGCACCTTGTACACACTCTCCCCAGAGGTGGACATCTTCCTTTGGGGGCGGGAGGAGTTTGGTTCAGCCATGGCTCACCTCTGTAATTAAAAGAGATCAAACTTATTAGGAGATGATGATACATAAAAAGCTCAGAATTcaaatatgatttatttaaagaatCTAAACACTCAGGCCAGTGTTAATTACCAAAGTAGTGCAGAAGGTGGTTTCATAAAGGCAGAGTTAGAAGTAAATAAAAAGATactgtttttcacttttcactACAATAGGGAGACATAAATCAGCTGTTTAATATaccaaagaaaagaacaaaataaaagaaaataaaagtgctactacacacaaacaaaaaaaacataatcatAACCTCTCTGTCGTTCAGCGTACCTCAAGTTTATGTCTGacctttatttttttggttCACTACAGTGCTTGCTTAAAATGCAATTTTCTCTAACAGTGAACAAACAACAGCTTTAAAAACCCAATGTAGAACAAAAAGATGAATTGACGCAGTTGGCCAAGCTCTGGTGAACATACTGGAACATTTACCAGCTAAAGAGCCACATATTTAAAGACTGCATTTAAAATAGGGGCATAACTTCCAGGTCTAAAAAGTGGAGCCAATATGCAAGGGCCTGGAACGTGTATGCTTTCTAATGACAAGCAACGGTGACTGCTCAAGTTGCAGATGTACAGTTGCATGTTACACAGGAACTGTGTAGCATTAGATTGTCTCAGTTGCTTTCGACTGACCAGTTGTTTCCCCATTTCTCAGCCTGTCCTCATGTCTTCTGGTTTCAATAAGCTAAGATCACTATATCAAAAAGCTCAGTGCTGGACTTCACAGGCCAACGTGTCACATCACGATGGCCGTCTCcaaaaacagacttcatttccttcattaaCCACCAATGATGATGTTGCTGTAACACAACTTTATGCAACAAGCTTCACCAATCAGCTTAAACTTAACAGTAATTAGTTCTATTGCACCTTCTGGGCAAATCCTGTCTTTTTAAggcagcttttgttgtgcacaTCTTCAAGGCAAATGCAGTTATTTTTGTCCTCTCCGCCTCCTTCAGTGAAAATGCCGAGAGAAAAGGCTATAACATCACACTAGCAACTCTGAGTATGCAAGCCACTGAGAAGAGAGTAGGAGCAGCCTCCTTTATGGAGGCAATGAATCACAGAAGTATTTCGAAGCAGAGAGTTAGCGTTTCACAATTACTCCATACAAAATGGATTTCTGATGAACTACGATTACTGTACGCGTACACAAATACACTCACATTGAGTCATACTGAGCCACACGAATAATGCCACCCAGGTCATTGACTAAAGAAGATTACATTTTGCTGATCTCACAGATTACCCGTCCAAGTCCATGTCAGACAGGGCCAACGTTCTGGTCAGAGGCCAGCAAGACAACTCCACAGATATGTGCAACAAACCAATCAACTGTCACAAGCGTTTAACTGTAACTCTTGTAATTCTACATCCTGAATCCAAGGAATCCTTGTCAGTAAATAAttaacacaaaaatgaaacacaaCTAAGAGATGTATTCACACAGGATTAATATTTCCATCTGGCACACTTTGCCTTTGGGATTTATATTCTACTCATTACAGATGAGGCAGATTTGCAAAAGGATTAAATTTAGATGAATATGTAACTGTTACTAATTAGAGAGACCACAGCTAACACTACAGATTTGTGAATGGGGCTTTTGTTATGTCATCTAACCATTACAAAGTGCATCCCATTAATATATGAACTCCGAtattaactttatcaataatgTACCATTCTGAGTAATGTCTGTAAGAATTAACTAGTTCCTCTCATTTAATTGTGCAAactgaaacatgtttttgaagttattATAATTAAGCGGGATCTACTATGCTTATTTCTTGCTCCAtatcttatttttgttttactcctggactagagtagctttgcatgaatcAAAGATTAAAGTAATCCTTATTTATGTTATACTGGGCTTTGGTCCAGCCCCTTAATTCATtggtctgaaaaacaaaacaaaagctaaTAAAATGGTCAGACATAACAGAAATGCATATCAGATAAGCAAACACTGACTCTCTGCCTTTAACATATACAGGAACCCTGGAATATCTTCACGTGTTGAACCTGAACCTCATTTTGTGCCATTTAATGGCAAGCAAATGTTTAACTGCAAACAAAACATCTTGTGTTGCTAAAATAAGATCCATATCCTAAGGGTGTCCTTCAAAGAAAAGCCTTTGCTTCTTTTATCAAATCTGCAGTTTAATGTTAATTTTCCATTTAATAAGGGGGAAAAGATCAAATCCAGTTCAACCTCTAGCTCAGAACCAGTGAGAGAAAACAACTTTGTTGATATTGCCTTCTCATCCAGTTAGTTAAGAGCCCCATGTtgtgaaaacaaaataacaggCTTCACACTGCTTATGTGGATTTGCAATTTTAACAGATGGTACTTAAAGGTAGCATATTTTATTCTCTTGGTTCCTAATTCAGTCAGATCTACAGATTTAGGTCACTTTAGAGTTCATATAAACACAGAACAGACAAAACCAAACCTCTG
This genomic window contains:
- the dnajc5ga gene encoding dnaJ (Hsp40) homolog, subfamily C, member 5 gamma a isoform X2, with amino-acid sequence MAEPNSSRPQRKMSTSGESVYKVLGLEKGASAEEIKKAYRKLALKYHPDKNPDNPEAAEKFKEINNANSILNDENKRKIYDEYGSMGLYVSEQFGEESVKYYFLMSKWWFKGLVLCCTLFTCCCCCCCCCFCCGKCKPPDDDENYQYVNPEDLEAQIKADQDGGK
- the dnajc5ga gene encoding dnaJ (Hsp40) homolog, subfamily C, member 5 gamma a isoform X1, with amino-acid sequence MAEPNSSRPQRKMSTSGESVYKVLGLEKGASAEEIKKAYRKLALKYHPDKNPDNPEAAEKFKEINNANSILNDENKRKIYDEYGSMGLYVSEQFGEESVKYYFLMSKWWFKGLVLCCTLFTCCCCCCCCCFCCGKCKPPDDDENYQYVNPEDLEAQIKADQDGGNTVIIGQPTSNLGPETPEGQSMPIPLPMPMPPPEPQSPTSVNPVVEDRPGESVPDLK